A section of the Triticum dicoccoides isolate Atlit2015 ecotype Zavitan chromosome 7A, WEW_v2.0, whole genome shotgun sequence genome encodes:
- the LOC119333739 gene encoding LOW QUALITY PROTEIN: protein STRICTOSIDINE SYNTHASE-LIKE 10-like (The sequence of the model RefSeq protein was modified relative to this genomic sequence to represent the inferred CDS: substituted 2 bases at 2 genomic stop codons): MRIILKLGTQTVAYFLHHCGRPLGLWFHLKSGHLYIADAYKGLMRVTPGGGEDTVLVIVVDGVPLRFTNGVDIDQVTGEVYFTDSSRNYNRSQHEMVTRTGDSTGRLLRYEPWTRKVVVLQADITYPNGLAISAARTHLIVSSTGPCKLLXYXIKGSKASSMELFANLPGYPDNVRPDNEGGYLVALHREKAELPFGVDSHLLALRIDADGEIIEEMQGPKGMRPTEVVERKGDRLFMGSVELHYVSVVTRK, from the exons atgaggataatcctcaagttaggaACCCagaccgt ggcatatttccttcaccactgcGGCCGGCCGCTCGGCCTGTGGTTCCACCTCAAGTCTGGGCACCTGTACATAGCCGATGCCTACAAGGGGCTCATGAGGGTCACACCAGGCGGTGGGGAGGATACAGTGCTGGTCATCGTAGTTGATGGCGTACCTCTTCGCTTCACCAATGGGGTGGACATCGACCAGGTAACCGGCGAGGTCTACTTCACGGACAGCTCCAGGAACTACAATAGGTCACAACATGAGATGGTCACAAGAACCGGAGACTCGACGGGTCGACTACTGAGGTATGAGCCATGGACAAGAAAGGTTGTCGTGCTCCAGGCTGACATCACTTACCCCAATGGCCTCGCCATCAGCGCTGCTCGAACACATCTAATCGTCTCATCAACCGGGCCATGTAAGCTGCTATGATACTAGATCAAGGGCTCCAAGGCGAGCTCGATGGAGCTATTCGCCAACCTCCCTGGCTATCCAGACAATGTGAGGCCCGACAATGAAGGAGGATACTTGGTGGCACTACATCGTGAAAAGGCTGAGCTCCCCTTTGGCGTTGATAGCCACCTGCTAGCATTGAGGATCGATGCCGACGGAGAAATAATCGAGGAGATGCAGGGACCGAAGGGCATGAGGCCGACCGAGGTGGTGGAGAGGAAAGGCGACAGATTGTTCATGGGATCCGTCGAGCTtcattatgtgtccgtcgtcacgcGCAAATAG